One Amaranthus tricolor cultivar Red isolate AtriRed21 chromosome 1, ASM2621246v1, whole genome shotgun sequence DNA window includes the following coding sequences:
- the LOC130805310 gene encoding LOB domain-containing protein 1-like, with product MVCSDSVSPSSPSSQITPTPNSQTATVIVSPCAACKILRRRCVDKCVLAPYFPPSEPLKFTIAHRVFGASNIIKFLQELPESQRTDAVSSMVYEANARLRDPVYGCAGAICQLQKQVNELQAQLAKAQAELVNMKCQQTSLWALIRMEMDHSPPSNTSSKSQSPEHPNSLSNYDCFIDDNNLEGSLWEPLWT from the exons ATGGTTTGCAGTGACTCTGTTTCTCCTTCATCCCCTTCTTCTCAAATCACTCCTACGCCGAATTCCCAAACTGCGACTGTGATTGTCAGCCCTTGTGCTGCCTGTAAGATCCTTCGCCGGAGATGTGTTGACAAATGTGTTTTGGCCCCTTACTTTCCTCCCTCTGAGCCTCTCAAGTTCACCATTGCTCATCGTGTTTTTGGGGCGAGCAATATTATCAAGTTCCTCCAG gaactgccagaatcACAAAGGACAGATGCAGTGAGCAGCATGGTTTACGAAGCAAATGCAAGACTAAGAGATCCAGTTTACGGGTGTGCTGGCGCAATATGTCAGCTTCAGAAACAAGTGAACGAGCTACAAGCACAGTTAGCCAAGGCTCAAGCCGAACTTGTGAATATGAAATGTCAACAAACCAGTCTTTGGGCGTTAATTCGCATGGAAATGGATCATTCTCCTCCGTCCAACACCTCATCTAAGTCACAGTCGCCTGAACATCCTAACAGCTTGAGTAATTATGATTGCTTCATTGATGACAACAATTTA